Genomic window (Poecile atricapillus isolate bPoeAtr1 chromosome 10, bPoeAtr1.hap1, whole genome shotgun sequence):
GGATTTAAAAAAGATTAAACTAATTTCTGTCACAAGGGCATTCTGCTTTTTAATCTTTCCCAGCGTTTTTTATTTGGTGAAGCCAATgagagagcagggagcaggggggTTGTAGGGGGGGTTAATGCTTTCCTTTGCCAGTGCAACGAGGGAATTTAAAGCAGGAAGCAGAGGTCACCTTTTCCCGGAGATGTGAGCTGGTCTCGTGGCgaattaaaaacaatttctaataaataatttaaaaataacaatcaAATAAAAAGGTTCCCCcggaggaggggaagaggagcacGCGCTGGTTTTTAGCAATGGCTCAAAATGGCACCGAGCCTGACCCTGGTGGCACCAGGACATCCCTGCCCGCCTGCGGGCACAGCTCCGCGTGGATTGTCCCCAAAGTGCCACCAAGAGACCCCACAGGACCCCCTCTCCCCGTGCCCAAACTGCCCTAGAGCCGCTCTGATTGTCttggtgtgtttttggggtggacAAGgacaccccagtgccacccaccCCTCAACCCTCCGCCCTCTCAGCGCAATTccttgggatttttcctttggCAGACGGAGCCTGGGCAAGGCTCAGACACCACCCGGCACCGTGACACCCACGACgacccagctggagcagaaaaAGCCCCAGAAAGCGAAGAAAAAGggtaaaaactttaaaaaaaaccccccacaCAGGAGCGTGGAAGGGCTCAGCTTCCCGAGGGACTGGTGGTGGGACAGGACCTGCCCCGGTGGAAAAggggatttatttttcctgggtttcaattctttttaaaaacatttcagtatCTTTTCTGGCCTGACCAGCAGCAGTACAAACACTAAAAGCGAGTTAATCCTTTTgccaaaaggaaaagataaaataaacaaactagaaagaacataaaaatgggagggggaaggagcggtgggggggaaaaaaaaggaaaaaaaaaagcagaaacatcttaaaaaaaaaggcaagcttTTTATAACAATaattaaagcaataaaaacatacaaaacTTTGTcgttttttaatatatatacacagtACAAGGCTgaagcaccttttttttttttttaacttttcttttccACCTGTTCAATCCCAAAGCCGGGGGTGACAAAGTGACCCCACGCGTGTCCCTGCCCCTTCCCCGCCAACCAGGAACAAAAAGGGACCTTCAACCAGTTTATTGACTTTATTTTTTGATAGCGAAGTGCATTTCCAGGGGAAACCCCGGGCTGGGGGTGCCGTGCTGGGAGCGGGGTCCGGCAGCACCCGGCCCCCGGGGCCCCGCCGGGTTTAGTGTTGTCGGTGGAGTCTttcattgtctttttttctttcttttttttttttttttttagaaaaaaccccaaagaaccAACAAAAATGAGCGTTATAAAGTGTGGGTGGAgtggggagggcttcagagCTGTGGCCCCcggaggaggggacaggaggggacaagccaggggctgctggctgtgggatgggctcccagctcctcccggCTCCCGTTTGCTTCATGCATGGCACATTCTCCatttatttctctatttttattattttttttttcctcttttcttccttttattattAATGATTTTCTCGTCGTGGTTCgtttttttgtggtggtttttgtttttttttttttggttgtttgtttttttttttttaattttatttttttattttttttttagcttcaaACCTCCcagtgaaaaatattaaatattcaagGTAATAAAATAGATTATTATTTCTAGACTATATGTTCGGCCTGGCCCAAGGAGCGTCACCTGGGATACCCCTTGAAATAACCCCTAGACCACTGCATtgcaggcaaggcaaggcacTTCCGCAGGTGATCCAGCTCCGCTTGCAGGCGCTCCCGCTCCGACACCATCTTCTGCTTCTGGCTCCTCAGCTCCTGTGGGGAATGGAAGGCTCAGCAGGCACCTCAcggggcagggaagggctggggaatgggctgggaatgggatacAGCAGGGAATGGGCAGTGCGTGGATGGGGCACTGCAGGAATGGACACCGAGTTTGGGCACTGCAGGGAAGGGGCATTGAGAGTTTGGGCATTGAGAGTTTGGGCATTGAGAGTTTGGGCATTGAGAGTTTGGGCACTGAGAGTTTGGGCATTGAGGGTTTGGGCATTGAGAGTTTGGGCATTGAGAGTTTGGGCATTGAGAGTTTGGGCACTGAGAGTTTGGGCATTGAGAGTTTGGGCACTGAGAGTTTGGGCACTGAGAGTTTGGGCATTGAGAGTTTGGGCATTGAGAGTTTGGGCACTGAGAGTTTGGGCATTGAGAGTTTGGGCATTGAGAGTTTGGGCATTGAGAGTTTGGGCACTGAGAGTTTGGGCACTGAGAGTTTGGGCATTGAGAGTTTGGGCACTGAGAGTTTGGCGACTGTAGGAATGGACACTGAGAGTTTGGACATTGAGAATTTGGGAATTGAGAGTTTGGGCACTGAGAGTTTGGGGACTGTAGGAATGGACATTGAGAGTTTGGGCATTGAGAGTTTGGGGACTGTAGGAATGGACACTGAGAGTTTGGGCATTGAGAGTTTGGGGACTGTAGGAATGGACATTGAGAGTTTGGGCATTGAGAGTTTGGGGACTGTAGGAATGGACATTGAGAATTTGGGAATTGAGAGTTTGGGCACTGAGAGTTTGGGGACTGTAGGAATGGACACTGAGAGTTTGGGCATTGAGAACTTGGGGACTGTAGGAAATGGGCATTGAGAGTTTGGGCATTGAGAGTTTGGGCACTGTAGGAATGGACACTGAGAGTTTGGGCACTGCAGGGAATGGGCATTGAGAGTTTGGGGTCTGTAGGAATGGACACAGTTTGGGCACTGAGAATTTGGGGACTGTAGGAAATGGACACTGAGAGTTTGGGCATTGAGAGTTTGGGCATTGAGAGTTTGGGCATTGTAGGAATGGACACTTGAGAGTTTGGGCACTGTAGGAAATGGGCATTGAGAGTCTGGGAATTGACAGTTtgggcactgcagggatggagacAGAGTTTTGGCACTGTAGGAATGGACACAGATTTTGGGCACTGAGAATTTGGGCACTTCTGGAATGGACACTGAGAGTTTGGAGGGCTGGGTGCCCAGGAAGGCTGGGTGTACAGGGGATGGGTGCCCACAGAGCCTGGTGCCCAGGGGATGGGGTCCCAGGGGATGAGTGTGGGTGCCCAGGAGATGAGTGTGGGTGCCCAGGGGATGAGTGCCCAGGGGCTGGGTGCCCAGGGGATGAGTGTGGGTGCCCAGGGGATGAGTGTGGGTACCCAGGGGATGAGTGTGGGTGCCCAGAAGATGAGTGTGGGTGCCCAGGGGATGAGTGTGGGTGCCCAGGGGATGAGTGTGGGTGCCCAGAAGATGAGTGTGGGTGCCCAGGGGATGAGTGCCCAGGGGCTGGGTGCCCAGGGGACGTGTGCCCATGCCCACTCACCGCCATGCTGTGTGACAGCTGCTCGGCTGTCAGGCTCAGGGTATAGTGCTGCGCCTCCAGCCGCCGGCACTGCGTCTGCAGCACCTGGCGCTCCAGGTTTTGTTCTGCAACATCCAAAGGAAAAGGGCTGAGCACCAGCTCCTCTGGCTCCATGCACCACCCACAGAGggggccagccctgctctgacTGCCcccagcatcccagagcattcccaaccctgtcactgcctgtgggGAACCTTTAGGTCCCACTGGGAGGACACTGAGCAGCTGTGAATATCTCTATTTTTCATGCATACATCATGTTTTGCAAAAACAGCAACACTGCCTGTTGCTTTCATGCTGCTCCTGCATTGCTGGAGATCCCCCAGTGcttccccagcccaccccagcaGGAATCAGTGACACCTCCCAGGGGAAACCAAACCAGAAATTGGCATTTCACCCTCCCTGCCCAacaccctgcacccccttaCCTTCTATATGTTCCTGGTAAGCTTCAAAAATTGCCTCGATCCCTTGCCACTTGGGCCTGGGGtaatcttcctcttcttcctcctcttcctcctcctcctcctcatcctcggAGGCGGAGTCCCGGGCCAGGGGGGGCAGTGGCCGGAGCGGCCCCTCGGCCGTGCCGTTGTGCGGGGGCCCGGCCAGGCGGGTGGACGCCTGCAGCTCCGGGATGTTGTAGTGGATGGAGGTGTCCAGTTTGTGGTTCTGCTCCGCCGTCAGCGCCGCCGTCCCCCCTGTGGGCAGCCACAGTCAGCCCCACTCCCCACGGACCCTTCAAGGCATTCATTCCACCCTTTCCCAGACTTTTCGGGGGTTTACAGCATCTTCTGGGGGTTTTTATCACTCCTTGtattctttctttatttcaatCACTCAGCTGAGTGAGTTTGGAGGCTTTGCAGCTGTATTATCCCTAATTTTTAGCTTCAGCAATGAGCTCATGGGATGTTCCAGCAATGAGGTTGCCAGTGCCAAACCCCTGTGGGGGGACAAGGGGGTGATATCCCAGTACCCAACcagctccctgcatccctgctgctTTTTATGGGCATCAGGGAGAATTTCTTCATTGGCAGGGCTGTCAAACactgggaggagctgccctGAGAGCTGGTGGAGTCCCCACCCCTGGAGGGGCTCAAGAAGGGCTcaatgtggcactcagtgcaaAATCTTACTTTCCTGGATTCTTAAGCACTTCAGATTTTTAAGTGAGGCCTGTAAGGAAGTTATTGCAGTGTGGTATAGTAAATTCCATATGAATCCCTAGCTAAATTGCTTAAGTTATCAATTAAGTTTAAATGCTGTTAAGTTAAATGCTGCTGGGCCTTTAAACATAACCTGTTGATCAAGCCCAGGCTCAGTTTAGCACAGGGGTCTGCTCTGAACTTGTGACTCGAGGGTGTCCCCCTTCTTTTTGTCCTTACCCTTTCCCCCTCCTCCACACAAATTATTTGGGGGTTTATTTATTGACTTTGgattttggtttgcttttcctCACAGTGCTTTAACCATCTAATAAACAGGAGAGTGAACCTTGCCAAAGAACTTTGTTGTGATGCTGGTTTTACCCTAAACCTGGTTCCGCTGGTGATTCTTTAAGTGGCTTTAAAACAGCGATTCCCAACAACTTCCCGTTACCTTTGTGCTTCTGCAGCGCCTTCTGCGTGGACTGCAGCACCGACTCATGGAACTGGTGGGCAAATTCCTCGGCAATGAAGGGTTCCCAGGGCTTGCTCTTGCCGTTCATGCTGTGGGACAGCGGCACCGGGATGTCCTTGGGGAGGGGACCCCTGACGTagctgaggatgctcagagcctTCTTCCCGGGGTGCCCGTCACTCAGCCGGGGCTTCTCCGGCGCCGTGCCCGACTCCTTGGGCCTGGCTGGCTCCTGGGCTCTCAGCTGCTCTAACCTGGAGGCTTCCGCCGCCTTCGGCACCTCAGGCACGGAGACGGCGATGCCCACGGGTTTATCCAGGTCCAGCAGGAGCGGCGGCACCGGAGGCTCTTtgggaagaggagcagcagtTGGCACAGCTGGAGTCCGTGCTCCCCTCGAGGCAAAGCCGTGCCCCACAGCCCAACACCCAGGGAAGGACTCGGGGCGCTTACCAGTGCTGGGGGCACCGGGGCTGTCCCGCGGGGAGCTCTTCACCACCACGGCGGCCGGCGTGGTCTTCTGCTTCAtggcctggagcatctccacCAGCTTCTCCTTGTCTGCGGCATGGGAAGCTGAGGTTTAGTGTAGCCTCTGCTCAGCAGAGCAAGCTCAGGGCCCCAGGCAGGTCCCCCAGGGCACCCCCAAACCCGAGCCTGCGCGGGCCATGGCTGTTACCTTTCCTCTTCTCGGCGCTGATGTGCGTGAGGTTGAAGATGGTGAGGAAGCGCTTCTTCTCCTCGAAGTTGGGGCTGTTGTTCATCTCGTCGGGGCTGTAGCGGGTGGAGAGCGGGAGGCGCGGGGAGGGCGTGCGGCGCTTGTTCTGCACCGTGGGCGGAGAGGGGCTCCGCTCCCGCAGCATCCGCCGGCGCTTGCGCCGCTTCTGGCTCAGCAGTtcctccttctgctgctgcGTGGTGAGGCCGAAGAGCTGCAGGAACTCCAGCTTCTGGGTGACCAGggggaaagcagagcagggTCATCCCCCATCCTTGTCTTCATCCCCATGCCACTGGCAATTCCCATCCTCATTCTCACCCTCATCCCTGTTGCAATCCCCATCTCTATTCCCACCCCCATTCTCATCCCCATTCCCCCAATCCTCATTTTCATTCCTGTTCCCatctccattcccattcccatccccattccccatccctaATCTCATCCTCATTTTaattcctgttcccatccccatcctcatcccaccTCCATTCCCGTTCCAATGCCcatccttccctccatccccatttccatccccatcctcatcacCCCCATCTCTAAGCCCCTGGTGCCTCTGCAGACACGTGGGGATGGTGGCTGTATTGGGCACTGGGAACTGGTGTAATGGAGGGGCTGCTcccccaggggacagggaggggacagggaggggacagggaggggacagggggtgcCACCAGTACCTCAGAGGACGTGTCCAGCTTCAGCGGGGGCTGCTCAGCCACGCAGCGGAGATGGGCCCGCACCTCCTCCTCGTCACTGTCATCACAGGAGTCATCCAGGTCATAGTAGTAccctgggggtggggagaggcTGGCGTgaggctggggacaccttggggaccTGCTGGGACCCCAGGGAATCTTCTGGGGAACTCCACTGGGGAGGGCCGTGCAGCAGGGTGGGATGTCAAAGAGTGATGTGGATCCAACACGGGGcccagcagggtgaggggagCCCTGACCCCTCTCCAACACCTTTGGGACCTCGGAGGGCGTCACCCATCCCTGCATATCCTCCTGGCATCGCTGTGGGATGGGTGGCAGGGGCTCAAtggggcacaggctggggagGCTGTGGCTGAGCCCCCATCCCACTGGAGTGGGGACAGCAATTCCAGCCCCTCTCAgctctccatctcctcctcacCGCTGTTCTCATCCCCACTCCAGCAGCCCCATCAATATTTAAAACCCTCTTATTAGCTCCAGTTCATCATTTATTCATCGGGCATGTCTGGAGCGCAGGGTTTACCGAACCGCTCGGATGCGGGAACGTCGGCATCCCTGGGAGACCCCCGGCCATGTCCCggtgccaggaggggacacccCCCGTCCCTCACCTTTCTCACGggcctcccgccgccgccgctcctcCAGGTCCAGTTTGCTGACCAGCCTGCGGTGCTGCTGCACGAACTCGTCGTAGATGTACATGGGGTCCTGGgcacggggctgggggggccGGTAGGGCGAGCTGGGCTTGGTGGCCTCGGGGAACGGGGTGGCCGGGGCTCTCTGCTGGCTCAGGATGCTCTGAGTGGATTTTTCCAGCTCAGCTAGGAAGGGGGTGTGGGTGAAGGCCCCGTGCTCCGGGGCGCCGGGCTCCCGTCCCGGGGGGTATTTCTCCAGAGCATCCCTCTTCCTCGGGCCCTCCTCCAGCTTCTCCGGGCAGAAGACCCTCTCCACCTTGACCAGCGGGATGCCCTGGCGGCCGGGCTCGAAGGGCGCTGGGTGGCTGTGGAGGGCGTGGGGCTCGGGGAGGCGCCGGGGAGGGTCGGGGGGGCTCTCCATCAGCGAGACGGGGTTCCAGAGGGACGTGGTGACGGGGTGGTGCTGAGGTTTGGGGGAGATGAGGGGTGGGGGCCCCCCAAAGTGCTGCCCTGGCTCCCGGCTGCTCGGCTCGTGGCGGCTCGATCCCAACCTGCGGGGAGAGGAGAGCACCGGGGAGGTGAGGAGCTGGCACTGCTACCGGAGAGCTGGCAGCGCTCCAGCcccgggggattttggggagaaacgCGCCTGTCAGGAACACCCAGAGGAGTTTGTGCACGTGGGGCTGCCACACTTGTCCCCTCCATGCCACAATCCTGATGGATGGGGGCAGAGTTAGGGCTGTGCATGGGCAGGACGGGCAGGGATGCGGCTGCATCCCAGGAGCGCTGGGCTGGAGACCCCAGCGCTGACCCCTGTGTGGGGACAAGAGAGCCACCAGTCCTGGCAGAGCCCAGTGGCGAGGGCAGCACCCCAGTGCAGCCCTCCTCTGACAGCCAGAGCCGGAGCCAGCCCGTTTGTGGGATAAATATTTCATGTGCCCAAGCTGTGCATTTAACACTTTTCCGCTCCAGCGCCCCGGAGCTCTGCATGCAGAGCAGCAGGTTCAGCTCAGCCATGGAGTCACCAGCGGTGGGGAGCACCGCCTGCCCCCCGGGATCCACCCCTCTCCCGCCCCGCTGGATGTGGGAAAAGGATGGGGATGGAATATCCCCGGCTGCAGGTGTTTGGGGGTGACCTTGCTGTCTCCTCtctggtttggggtgggaggagaggatggggaagggagCCTGCGGCGGGCGCTCGCCTTTGTGCCGCCCCGTGATCCGCTCCTTATTATCCTCGATGAGCCGCGCTAATCCCCTGGATACCCAAAAATAACAAAGGGAGCAGGCGGCAGAGCTGGCTGGATGAGCCTGCGCTGCTTAAGTGCTCAGCCACAGGGGCGAGCAAGGCCCTGCCAATCAATCCGGGGGTGTGCGCACGCTCCGCTGCCCCCCAAACTGCCCAGGCTCGGCGCAGGTGCCCCCCAAACGAGGCATGCACAGCCCGGCCCCACTGCCCACGAGGGGGGAGCTGCAATTagtgctgctggtggctgggCAGCACCTGGCCACTCTCCGCTGGCCCCCGGCCACCTCCCGGGCTCGGTGCCTGGCGCCGCGCAGATGTCGGGCACCGGGAACGCCTGGCGCTGCCAGCACAGCCGGCCTGGCTGGCACCGTGTGGCAGGAACCCGCTGGCACCGTGGCTTTGGCTCAGGGAATGTGTGAGGGGCACGGCCATGGGGTGGTGGATGCCTGATGGGGGGCAGAGCTGGGTAATGGGGTGGGTACAGCCACAGGTTGGGGGTAGAAGCCTACAAATCATCACATCACAGCATCATGGAATGGTGTGGGgaaaagggaccttaaagatcatcctattccaccccctgccgtgggcagggacacgtcaaacctggccttggacacttccagggatccaggggcaccCAGAagtgctctgggcacctgtgccagggcctcagcacccttacagggaacaattccttcccaatatcccatctaaccctgccctctttCTATATAAAGGCATTCCCCCTGTCCTATCGCTCCTTTCCCTTGCCCAAATTGCCTCTCCAGCTTAAGATCCGGATATTCCAGCAAGGACAGCTGCAACATGGGAAAACTCAGCTCAGTTTTAGAGGaaagctccatccctggagcgGGGCTGGCAGCGTCCCTACCTGGGGTGCTCGGGCCGGTGCTCGGGCtcggcttggctcggggcacGCCCTATGtccaggtgctgctccagcacctgctgccgGAACTCCGAGACTTGGGATTGCCGATCCTCCTTCTCCTGGCGCAGCCGGCGCTGCCGGGCCAGCCACTTCTCCTCCTCGTTGGTGCGGTGGATGAGCAGCGCCGTGGCCGCGCTGCTCCCGGGCAGAGGGAACACGCTGTGGTTGGGGATGAGGCTGGGCACGGGGTGGTGGGAGCCCGGTGGCGGGTGCAGAGGGTGCTGGATGGGCTTTGGTGTGGGCAGCACCGAGTCCTTGAGTTTGTCTGCGGTGGAAAAGGGGTGATGGAGAGTCAGGGTGTGGATGAGGGGGGCGTATTTTGGGGTGAGCATCCCAgtaggagggagggagggagctgtggggcagccccCGGTCAGAGCTCGGCACAGGGGGcttgctgccagcccagctgcccGGCACGCAGCGGGCACGGTGCCAGCCTGGCCCGAGTCAGATGGCACAGGCACCGCGCCGCCGCTCTGAGCCGCCGCAGCTGGGCTCCTGGCAAAGCGATCTGGCAGCCTGGACagcccatccccatccccatccccagccacCTCCCGGGGGCCACCAACCCCCTCGGTTTGGCCATCTGGAGGGCAGAGGGGACCGAGGCGAGCTCTGGCAGCGTTACCTGCTCTGCTGGGTGCCAGTGGCTCCACCGGCTTGCCCCGTTCCTCGGCCGGGTGCCCCCGCAGCCCGTGCAGCTCCGCCACGGGGAGGAAGGGTCCCTCCATGGCTTTCACCAtgctcagctccttctcccgGGCACGCTCCCgctgcctctccagctcccGTTCCCGCTCCTTTTCCCGCTCCCGCTCCAGCTCCTTCTCGCgctcccgttcccgttcccgctCCTTCTCCCGCTCCCGGTCGGCTTCTCGCTCCCGCTCCTTCTCCCGTTCCCGCTCCCGCTCCCTTTGCCGCAGCTCCTCGTCCATttgcagcctgcagaggaaaatcaaaaagaaaagcaccaaccccaaacatcccccctTGGAGCACCCCTAAAATCAACCCTGGATGTTCGTCAGCATCCCCTGGAACACCCTTGAACCTCCAGAGCACCCCCAAACAATTCCTGGGCACCTGCCAGCATCCTCTGCAGCCCTCCCAAATCCCTAGTCACCTGTCAGCATTCCTAGAGCATCCCAAAACCACCCCTGGCCCCCTGTCAGCGTCCTCTGGAGCGCCCCATCCATCCCCCCACCCTTCCGTACCTCTCGGCGGCGAGGCTGGAGATGCGCTCGGACTGCAGGGCGGAGAGGGAGGAGTGGGAGAGCTCGGGGGGGTACCGGACCCCCGAGAGGTGCAGGTGCATGGCCGAGGGGTGCAGGGGGGGCAGCGAGCCCGGCGCTGGCAGCGGGTAGAAGGGGGACCTCAGTGCCGACAGGCAGTACGACTCATCCATCCTGGGGAGACAGGGATGCTCAGAGGGGCAAAGAaccccccagttcccctcccagGAGCCAGATGGGGGCTGCCTTCTACTGGGAGAAAGGGATGCAGAGCCCCAAAATGCCCTCAGTGGATCGTGCTCCCACCTCCCAGTACCCCAGAGCTCATCCAGTGGTATCGGCCAGGGATCCCAAGGCTGGCAGGTGCCCACCTGAAGGCAGGATGAGGGAAGGGGTGATGTGTCAGGTAGCTGGGGTGGTAGTAGGCGGCGGCAGTGGCCGGGTCGAGGCCGAGGGGCGGCAGGGAGGACATGCGGAGATCCTCGGCCGTGTGGTAGGGACGGAAGCTCCGCAGGTAATCCTCGGTCACCGCGCTGGGGGGCACCACGTGGTGGACCGGCCTCTGCAGGCTGGGGGGATGCAAGGAGATGGTCAccatccctccctgtccccctgggGAGATGTCACCTCCcccaggaggcagcagagctcgCAGGGGACAGCCACATCCTGCAACCGCTGCCGTCCATTCCGAGCAGACTCACTTGAGAGGAGGGAAGCGGGAATCCTGGACCACGGAGCTGGGGGGCAGCCCGAAGGAGTAGGGGGTCCCCAGGAGGTgggaggggacagtgggacCCCCCGCTTTCTCCTGCGTCAGGGGGGGCTCCGAGATGAGGCGCTCGCGgccggcgctgctgctgctgcctcgaGACCCTGCTTCCTGCTGGAAGGCAAAGGGGCAGGAACGCCAAGATGAGcatcaggggacagcaggggatggggaatccctcctgtgtccccacccCCAGGACGCTCAGGAGGTCCCCGGTGTGCCCTGGCTGGCACCAGTACCCAGGGAAGGGTTCATGCACTAAGGCATCTCCAGCATCCAGGCTCTGGAAGGGCAGCTGGAGGGGTGGGAGGGTCTGGGAGGCTAAACCGGGGGGGCCCCAGTGGGAAAGGAGGTGCTGAAGCCGGGGCAGAGCTAAGGGCAAGACACCCATTACCTGCCTGCAGATTTATGGCTGCTTTGTTCTCCTGAGCTATTAATCATCCGGGGAGGAGTGACATGGCCGGGGGAAATCCAGCCGGCCTCTGATAAGGGCCATAACCCAGGGGTCAGCCCACAGTCCCCCCGGCACCCCCGGCACCAGCACCCTCCCACAGGGCCTCATCACCAGAGCCGCTTTCCATCAGCTTCCACCCCGGTGTCAGGATGAAGGTCACTCCCTCCAGCTGGGGAGGGACCCCTAGCAAAGGGGAACAATTTGGGGTGACAAGACACCCCACAGGATCTGACAATTAGCGGGGCGACCCCCCAGTAAGG
Coding sequences:
- the GSE1 gene encoding genetic suppressor element 1 isoform X4, with translation MAALAAGEAAAAAAAAAGGGGPGAAQPPAPPLCCFICGGGISRGKELKLQVRPPRDHRPFFPFLQHQEPAPGARAVSAEGCALVCAVCRCFLGEQWDSFERSRTPVEKRMYWLKRPHQCEAAAAAGGAGLRRGATGWDPAAPPRRAAGHPEEEEEEEEEEEEEEEGPAAGSELSELSEAEPLSEPEGAGGAARAPPAAGSERGPPCCSSDSEINITSEEEEEEEEGSGRPAWAPGTACYICGSALAPGAQHRVHVQKQEKNSPGPFFPFLWLHSPPPGAQPLSPTGSTLVCPCCFASLMQQWQSFELANVPVLQRLYVVPLGAGAMPAKGRRGLKEDGTGIPPVPEACYLCGEECGKEARPVAAKITNGNAKSTMHFPFLSLLPCPPGAKGLNKHWEVSSCRKCFGVLQDLWAMYRACHNEELISSVQSFLGRYHQVFSAGDLAGHPAVIKPGPTSVCYICGAELGAGKEFQLNVNPPGRFGEKEPFFPFLTVYPPAPRARPADSTGLVATCILCYHDLLGQWLQHEGRNSHHPSSAWSRQYKVETFVCFFCRQEKKRCLGLKAVQVARLPVFLYTLRVANSLLVDDGKQLTIGACAECGAVVLAGKSMTPPELLAVAAPSLLPKASSSSLETAATKPAAGESRHRVASAGESPGTGSTVPDIGQRTPLDAEGADAGATSMSHEPKSPSLGMLSTATRTTATVSPLTPSPLNGSIVPNGSPAASSTLSVQAAPSSSFAAALRKLAKQAEEPRGSSLSSESSPVSSPATNHSSPASTPKRGPMGPIIVPPGGHSVPSTPPVVTIAPTKTVNGVWRSEGRQEAGSRGSSSSAGRERLISEPPLTQEKAGGPTVPSHLLGTPYSFGLPPSSVVQDSRFPPLNLQRPVHHVVPPSAVTEDYLRSFRPYHTAEDLRMSSLPPLGLDPATAAAYYHPSYLTHHPFPHPAFRMDESYCLSALRSPFYPLPAPGSLPPLHPSAMHLHLSGVRYPPELSHSSLSALQSERISSLAAERLQMDEELRQREREREREKEREREADREREKEREREREREKELEREREKERERELERQRERAREKELSMVKAMEGPFLPVAELHGLRGHPAEERGKPVEPLAPSRADKLKDSVLPTPKPIQHPLHPPPGSHHPVPSLIPNHSVFPLPGSSAATALLIHRTNEEEKWLARQRRLRQEKEDRQSQVSEFRQQVLEQHLDIGRAPSQAEPEHRPEHPRLGSSRHEPSSREPGQHFGGPPPLISPKPQHHPVTTSLWNPVSLMESPPDPPRRLPEPHALHSHPAPFEPGRQGIPLVKVERVFCPEKLEEGPRKRDALEKYPPGREPGAPEHGAFTHTPFLAELEKSTQSILSQQRAPATPFPEATKPSSPYRPPQPRAQDPMYIYDEFVQQHRRLVSKLDLEERRRREAREKGYYYDLDDSCDDSDEEEVRAHLRCVAEQPPLKLDTSSEKLEFLQLFGLTTQQQKEELLSQKRRKRRRMLRERSPSPPTVQNKRRTPSPRLPLSTRYSPDEMNNSPNFEEKKRFLTIFNLTHISAEKRKDKEKLVEMLQAMKQKTTPAAVVVKSSPRDSPGAPSTEPPVPPLLLDLDKPVGIAVSVPEVPKAAEASRLEQLRAQEPARPKESGTAPEKPRLSDGHPGKKALSILSYVRGPLPKDIPVPLSHSMNGKSKPWEPFIAEEFAHQFHESVLQSTQKALQKHKGGTAALTAEQNHKLDTSIHYNIPELQASTRLAGPPHNGTAEGPLRPLPPLARDSASEDEEEEEEEEEEEEDYPRPKWQGIEAIFEAYQEHIEEQNLERQVLQTQCRRLEAQHYTLSLTAEQLSHSMAELRSQKQKMVSERERLQAELDHLRKCLALPAMQWSRGYFKGYPR